A part of Miscanthus floridulus cultivar M001 chromosome 6, ASM1932011v1, whole genome shotgun sequence genomic DNA contains:
- the LOC136460359 gene encoding putative E3 ubiquitin-protein ligase SINA-like 6 — protein sequence MRDRLQHVPSCFGCRGGSALETVAVKKHTRVCRGAAIYSPCVEVDAFVRDAKQPCVYEEFGCKSSVVYFEAADHQRACQWAACSCPDPGCGFFSSPARLADHFAGAHSWPVMEVSYGKPLRVALPPPQGWHVLVGEEGRRLFLVSACTLGAAAAVSLVCVRANGDAVEGAPQFKCKLWAGAASSKDSVAMMMSMVRSSSISGAGGVFSAADQGMFLAMPPEILDDASVGEAPVLMVRIDRTGAAAKSTTLPPRSSSSRRLLTCSDG from the exons ATGCGAGATCGGCTTCAGCACGTCCCCTCCTGCTTTGGGTGTCGTGGGGGTTCTGCTCTGGAGACTGTGGCTGTCAAGAAACACACTCGT GTGTGCCGCGGCGCCGCCATCTACTCGCCGTGCGTGGAGGTGGACGCCTTCGTGCGCGACGCCAAGCAGCCCTGCGTGTACGAGGAGTTCGGGTGCAAGAGCTCCGTGGTCTACTTCGAGGCGGCGGACCACCAGCGCGCGTGCCAGTGGGCGGCCTGCTCGTGCCCGGACCCCGGCTGCGGCTTCTTCAGCTCGCCGGCGAGGCTGGCCGACCACTTCGCCGGCGCGCACTCCTGGCCCGTCATGGAGGTGAGCTACGGGAAGCCGCTCAGGGTCGCCCTGCCGCCGCCGCAGGGCTGGCACGTCCTGGTGGGCGAGGAGGGCCGGCGCTTGTTCCTGGTGTCTGCGTGCACGCTCGGCGCGGCCGCCGCGGTGTCGCTGGTGTGTGTGAGGGCCAACGGCGACGCGGTGGAGGGGGCGCCCCAGTTCAAGTGCAAGCTCTGGGCGGGGGCCGCCAGCAGCAAGGATAGCGTGGCGATGATGATGTCCATGGTGCGGAGCAGCAGCATATCCGGCGCCGGTGGTGTGTTCTCGGCCGCCGACCAGGGCATGTTCCTCGCGATGCCACCGGAGATCCTGGACGACGCGTCCGTCGGCGAGGCTCCCGTCCTCATGGTTCGCATCGACAGAACAGGCGCTGCTGCCAAGTCGACCACGCTGCCACCGAGGAGCTCTAGCTCTAGGAGGCTGCTGACCTGCAGTGATGGCTAA